From the genome of Thermogutta terrifontis, one region includes:
- a CDS encoding XrtA system polysaccharide deacetylase, whose protein sequence is MADVLNIVTVDVEEYFQVSNFEKAIPRAEWDSFASRIALPIQKLLEMFASRQVKATFFVLGWVAQRQPRLIREIHLAGHQIGSHSTWHRLVYEQSPEEFRRDLRESIAILSDITGSAVTAYRAPSFSITEKSLWAFEILAEEGIRYDASVFPIYHDRYGLPKAPVIPFQIRTQAGPIWEVPASVARISALNIPVAGGGYFRLYPYWLTRALCQKIQREGRPVLAYIHPWELDPDQPRIPRLRWSARFRHYVNLTKTEHKLSRLLEDFHWNTLEAGVNHWIARHPEPTMLSPCLSPAE, encoded by the coding sequence ATGGCCGATGTCCTGAACATTGTCACGGTCGACGTCGAGGAGTATTTCCAGGTATCCAATTTTGAAAAAGCAATTCCTCGTGCAGAGTGGGACTCCTTTGCGTCTCGGATCGCGTTGCCCATCCAGAAGCTTCTGGAAATGTTCGCAAGCCGCCAAGTGAAGGCAACATTTTTCGTCCTTGGATGGGTGGCCCAAAGGCAGCCTCGATTGATTCGTGAGATTCACCTTGCAGGACATCAAATTGGGTCCCACAGCACCTGGCACAGACTCGTCTACGAGCAGTCGCCCGAGGAGTTCCGGAGGGACCTCAGGGAGTCCATTGCGATTTTGAGCGACATTACCGGTTCGGCGGTAACCGCTTATCGCGCGCCGAGTTTTTCCATCACGGAAAAATCTCTCTGGGCATTTGAGATCCTGGCCGAAGAAGGCATTCGTTACGACGCCAGTGTGTTCCCGATATATCACGATCGCTACGGCTTACCGAAGGCCCCCGTAATACCTTTTCAGATCCGGACTCAAGCCGGGCCAATTTGGGAAGTTCCGGCGAGTGTGGCGCGAATTTCAGCCCTTAATATTCCGGTGGCTGGCGGGGGATATTTTCGCCTTTACCCGTACTGGCTCACGCGTGCACTTTGTCAGAAGATCCAGCGCGAGGGCCGACCGGTGCTGGCATACATCCACCCGTGGGAGTTGGATCCAGATCAGCCGAGGATTCCCCGCTTACGTTGGTCTGCGCGGTTCCGTCATTATGTCAACCTTACCAAGACCGAGCACAAGCTATCCAGGTTGCTCGAGGATTTCCACTGGAACACGCTGGAAGCCGGTGTAAACCACTGGATCGCTCGCCACCCGGAACCAACGATGTTAAGCCCCTGCCTCTCCCCAGCGGAATGA